From Scleropages formosus chromosome 1, fSclFor1.1, whole genome shotgun sequence, a single genomic window includes:
- the LOC108933182 gene encoding uncharacterized protein LOC108933182 isoform X2 has product MGLLLALFTLVWIHPPGWADDRCSRLRHLENGRTFFRYGGLYVTFTCNPGFKIHGYRTNSCVSGRWSRDPPVCVASGCPDPGQPLHGSSALTVDRSFAVFACDQGYRLFGSPLLYCRGRAWNSTRPVCKESDVMASEKYKHLNLLRTKIGQNVRAPSGPKNLLWFQYNHITSTISKDVFLKPEPLDKGPLGNSRHKPHLQGEALKELKRISVEKKPPVKHWSNQAKEAMMGCKDSDKKRSGYEQPVSTSIRPLTPSKLPETPGIKLLSIPSSVSSSSLTGLPMTSNRGMERTQQKRILTPMMGLTVRRQDHTPGQGSQSHRVQVPASPLAQFEMLLRGTKEPEDLTAKLDSSYPPLVHKQHVHTSTPEVSICPTSSFSDQVPFHGASPTTAPLHQASNVSKLTEDQDKIYQTQEIYPTASGLLDKISKSHAESERSVASMKETSSGLEKLRSGTHTEEKIATDDSYAAVTLSDAAKGQNGTRAMSPKYFEGAKVSGYSTKDEPTEYHNNPGVEPTHLTFTSSSGLAAPGLNTLDVIAAFKPLIYREGERTMSIITAGYDESSRREISSAEIRRESQPGSNFLTTSTSKTSKPCCLGSGRPTDEPTGVKLLHFIQDAVSDHSTVTATSSKFVTSQPSLSTNPMDQGDNSPRADFDAGYRQEYESSTSVWLDTQTSLTGSHQENKTRTFPDRRPYAIPGSTQQSLPPGGSHDLRQVSGAVSLWLHRQRTTCPYPPLPAHGTFYFRTLENPAPLQYKHFVQYACYPGYTLAHGDIYSYCLQGGRWSGVTPLCIEETPCSLNNGGCSQVCNVDSQERAQCRCRSGFQLLEDRRTCRDIDECTEATHDCQQTCLNTFGSFECRCGPGFLLSRDGRTCDGTSVRWATAAVPTAVPTLPAPSAASAGPDSSLHMTWPLVKI; this is encoded by the exons ATGGGACTGCTACTTGCACTCTTCACCCTGGTGTGGATCCACCCCCCAG GCTGGGCTGATGACAGATGCTCCAGGTTAAGGCACCTGGAAAACGGACGGACCTTTTTCCGGTATGGAGGTCTCTATGTGACGTTCACCTGCAACCCAGGCTTTAAGATCCATGGGTATAGAACCAACAGCTGCGTGTCAGGCCGCTGGTCTCGGGACCCCCCAGTTTGTGTAG CGTCCGGATGTCCTGACCCCGGGCAGCCTCTGCATGGCAGCAGTGCCCTCACTGTGGACCGCTCCTTTGCGGTCTTTGCATGTGACCAGGGCTACAGGCTCTTTGGCTCCCCACTTCTATATTGCCGGGGAAGGGCCTGGAACAGCACCAGACCCGTATGCAAAG AATCAGATGTGATGgcttcagaaaaatacaagcaCCTCAACTTGCTAAGGACCAAGATTGGGCAGAACGTCAGAGCTCCCTCAGGACCGAAGAACCTCTTGTGGTTCCAATATAACCACATCACCAGCACCATTTCCAAAGATGTGTTCCTCAAACCTGAGCCGCTGGACAAGGGGCCTCTTGGAAACTCTCGCCACAAACCTCACCTTCAAGGAGAAGCCCTGAAGGAATTGAAAAGAATTTCAGTAGAGAAAAAGCCTCCTGTGAAACATTGGTCCAACCAAGCTAAAGAGGCTATGATGGGGTGTAAAGATTCTGATAAGAAAAGATCTGGGTATGAACAACCAGTCTCTACATCAATACGGCCTCTGACACCCTCCAAGCTACCAGAAACACCTGGGATCAAGCTCCTTTCAATACCTTCATCAGTATCCTCATCTAGCTTAACAGGATTACCAATGACATCTAATCGTGGCATGGAACGTACACAACAGAAAAGGATTTTAACTCCCATGATGGGTTTGACAGTTAGAAGGCAGGACCACACTCCAGGGCAAGGTTCACAGTCCCATAGGGTACAAGTCCCTGCTTCTCCATTAGCCCAATTTGAGATGCTACTGAGGGGTACCAAGGAACCTGAAGACCTGACCGCGAAGCTGGATTCTTCTTATCCACCATTAGTGCATAAGCAGCATGTCCACACGTCCACACCAGAGGTCAGTATTTGTCCCACATCTTCATTCTCAGACCAGGTGCCTTTCCATGGTGCTTCTCCAACCACTGCTCCTCTCCACCAAGCATCCAATGTTTCAAAACTAACAGAGGACCAAGACAAAATCTATCAGACACAAGAGATCTACCCAACGGCTTCAGGATTATTAGATAAAATTTCAAAATCTCATGCTGAATCTGAAAGGTCTGTAGCATCAATGAAAGAGACTTCATCTGGATTAGAGAAACTCAGGTCTGGAACTCATACAGAGGAAAAAATTGCTACAGATGATTCATATGCTGCTGTCACTCTAAGTGATGCAGCAAAAGGTCAAAATGGTACTAGAGCAATGTCACCAAAGTATTTTGAAGGAGCTAAAGTTTCAGGTTACAGTACTAAGGATGAGCCCACAGAATATCACAACAATCCAGGAGTGGAACCTACTCACCTCACCTTTACAAGCTCATCTGGTCTGGCAGCACCTGGACTTAACACTCTTGATGTTATTGCTGCTTTCAAGCCTTTAATTTacagggaaggagagagaacTATGTCTATCATCACTGCCGGCTATGATGAAAGCAGTCGACGAGAGATTTCTTCAGCAGAGATACGGAGGGAATCGCAACCAGGGAGCAATTTTTTGACAACGTCGACCTCAAAGACCTCTAAACCTTGCTGCCTGGGGTCAGGCCGGCCTACAGATGAGCCGACAGGCGTAAAACTGCTGCATTTCATCCAGGATGCAGTCAGCGACCACAGTACTGTTACTGCCACCAGCTCAAAATTTGTCACTTCACAGCCCAGTTTGTCCACAAACCCCATGGACCAAGGTGACAATAGCCCTCGTGCAGATTTTGATGCTGGATACAGGCAAGAATATGAGAGTTCTACCAGTGTTTGGCTTGATACTCAGACATCTCTGACTGGGAGCCACCAGGAGAACAAAACAAGGACCTTTCCTGATCGAAGACCTTATGCCATCCCTGGCAGCACCCAGCAGAGTTTGCCTCCTGGTGGGTCACATGATCTCAGGCAGGTCAGTGGAGCCGTCTCACTTTGGCTCCACAGACAGAGGACAACATGTCCTTACCCTCCACTACCAGCCCACGGAACCTTCTACTTCCGCACGTTGGAAAACCCAGCTCCTCTGCAGTACAAACACTTTGTACAGTATGCCTGCTATCCTGGATACACACTAGCCCATGGAGACATTTACAGCTACTGTTTGCAGGGAGGCAGGTGGAGTGGGGTTACACCACTTTGCATAG AGGAGACCCCCTGCTCTCTCAACAATGGCGGCTGCTCCCAGGTCTGTAATGTGGACTCTCAGGAGCGGGCCCAATGTCGCTGCCGATCGGGCTTTCAGCTCCTGGAGGACCGCAGAACCTGCAGAG acATAGACGAATGCACAGAGGCAACACATGACTGCCAGCAGACCTGCCTCAACACTTTCGGCTCGTTCGAGTGCCGCTGCGGCCCGGGGTTCCTGCTCTCTAGGGATGGCAGGACCTGCGATG GAACGAGTGTGCGGTGGGCAACGGCGGCTGTGCCCACCGCTGTGCCAACACTGCCGGCACCTTCCGCTGCTTCTGCAGGGCCGGATTCCAGCTTGCACATGACCTGGCCGCTTGTCAAG ATATAG